The nucleotide sequence GAATATGATGACTGAGGGCAAAGCCGGTTTCCGGGCATTTAACGACGGCCCGAAAGATAAACGGGAAGTTGATTTCATAAAGCTTCGGCGGATGCTTGCCCAAGGCCATGAATGGAACGACGAGCTCATCCGTGCGATTTCCCCTCAATTTCAGTAAACAATAAAATCCCGAGAGTGTATGCAAAAGATCAAAGTTGAATATTTATACGAGGATACCGTTGCCAGGGTGATCCTGGATGACGGAAAAGCCAATATCCTGGATGGTATCATGATGGGCGAGATCACGGAGTTCCTGGTTTCCCTGAAAAACAAAAAGGATATCAAACTGGTGACCTTCGAAGGGGCTGGTAATAACTTCTCTTACGGGGCCAGTGTGGCCGAACATACGAAAGACAAGGCCGCCGGAATGCTGGAGGGTTTTCACAGGATGTTTTATACCCTCATCGACCTCCACATCCCCACGCTGGCCAAGTTATCAGGCCAGTGTCTCGGAGGCGGGTTTGAACTGCCGCTCGCCTGCAATTTTATTTTTGCAGACAAGAGTGCAAAGATCGGCCAGCCGGAAATTATCCTGGGTGTGTTTGCACCCCCGGCCTCTATCATGTTACCCCTTAAGGTGGGAAATGCCAGGGCGGAAGAATTGCTTATCAC is from Bacteroidales bacterium and encodes:
- a CDS encoding enoyl-CoA hydratase-related protein, with product MQKIKVEYLYEDTVARVILDDGKANILDGIMMGEITEFLVSLKNKKDIKLVTFEGAGNNFSYGASVAEHTKDKAAGMLEGFHRMFYTLIDLHIPTLAKLSGQCLGGGFELPLACNFIFADKSAKIGQPEIILGVFAPPASIMLPLKVGNARAEELLITGKIISADEAKSMGLVNEVFEDKAAMDAATDDWIRKNILGKSASSLRFATRAARASFDFFMLKHLPCFSDMYLKEMMETHDANEGINAFIEKRKPIWKNC